In Bacteroidota bacterium, the genomic stretch AAATAGAAAAACAATTTTTGAACCTAAAAACAAATGATATACCTTTGACCAAATTGTGCACTCTTGTTTCCATTTTCTGTGCACTCTTATTTACCATTTTCTGTGCATTGTTGATTACCGACTACAAGTGACAGTCGCTCTGTGTGTTTGAATGCTAAAACTTTTTAAGTGGGGGGAGGAAAAAATGAAGTTCTTTTGGGAGAGATGGAAGCTTATTTACAATTTTTGGTTTTCGAGGGGGGCAGGTGAGAATTGTAAATGTGCTTCCAACTGCGTGCTGGCTTTGCAATGCAATTTGTCAATATTACTATTAAACAGTCTTTTCAAAATGGATTTTACGAGAATTCTGTCTTTCAAGATATCCACCTACTTTTAGGCCAGTGTCAATGTTTACAGTAATTTTCCAATTGCCATTTTCAAGTTTCTTTCCTTTAACAATTCCTTTTTTTAATTTTACTATATCCTTTTGTAGAGAATTAGATAATATTTTCCATGAATAATTGCAATTAATATCATTAAGTTCTGTGTCTTTAAATTCGAAGCTTTCCAATTCTGATCCAATTTCAAATATAAGAACTTCAGTAAAGGTTGGCTCGTAATCATTAGCATTCACAAAAACAGTACTTTGTCTTTGATAAACAAAAACTATCTTATTTCCATCGTATATTTTGTATTGTTCAAGAGTAGTTAAATCTGCATTAATTTCAAATGAGGAGTTGGGATAAACAGCAAAATTTTCAGGATCTTTGATTTTTTTATTATCTGACTTACCATTACAAGCAGAACCTAACAATGCAATAAACATCATTAATATTAATCCTTTTAGCAGTTTCTTCATAAATTGGTTGTTCACTAAAATAATCATTTCACAAACATAATATTTTAAATCGTACTCTTATGTAATAAGTTCAAGATTTCTAACTATTAGTCCGAATGCCACAATGAGTCGTTGTTTTTCTTTTTAGCTTGTTCAATTAAAGTTTCTGAAACTAATGTATTAGAGAAATATTTAAATAAACTATAGTACAATCCCTCGTTTCTTGAATGCCATTTATTTTCGAAATAATAGTTTCCTTGATAATCAAAATAAAGGTTAACTGATTTCTTTTTTTCAAACTTTAATTCAACATAATTCCTTATCATAGTAAACGATGCGGAATCCGAAGGAATAATTTTTTGGGAATTTAATTTATCAATGCAATCATTATAATTTACAAACATATTTTCCAAACCCAGACCATTATTTTCAAAGTAGTATTTATACCTTCCTTTAAAATTATCCATGGTATATGCTATTTTTGATTTAAGATTCCATTCAACAGTATATATTTTTATTAAGGTGACTCCTACTTCTGAGTCTTTCTGAGCATAAATATTTGAATTGATGTTGTGAATTAAAAAAAATAATAAAAATAGATTTTTCATATAATATACTTTAAGTTCTAATACAAACATAGCATTTTATAGCTAATTGTCTTAAAATGCATGGGAATTTCATTTAATTATAGCAGAAATTTGGGGTGGAGAAATGGCTCTTTTTATTTTGTTTGTGTTGGCTAGTGTGATAGGCAAAATAAAATGTGCCATTTTGGGATGGGGAACTTCATTTTTTTGTGTGGGAGGAAAAAGTTTTAGCATGAAGGGAGGGGCTGCTTCAAGTGTTGTAAGTTTGCACAAAAGGTGCTGAATGCTGCTAGCCAAAACAAATTTGTGCTGTTCAGTCATCCGTAAAAAAAGGCTTTCAGTTAACGTTTTTTGCATATACGCTGGTGGCGATTATTGCACCGAACCAAAAACCGTGAGCAGCAAAGTTAATAGAAATTAAAGGCTTTGCAATAGAGCACCAAGCCCGCCACTGGCGGATATGCAATGTTATGCGATGGCATTTCCCACTTCCATAGAAAGTCACGATTAGTTGCGAACAGCAGTGTAACGCCCATGAATAGTGCCAGGGGCTCCGTGTGTTTGGGTGTTTTAATTTTTTAAAGAGGGAGGGGGAGAAAAAAAAATTGAAATCCTGCGTAGGAAAAATGGAAGCTTATTTATAATTTTTGGTTTGCGCGATTGGTTTTAGAGGGAATTATGAATGTGCTTATATGTGCGAAAGGGTAAAGTAATGACTTTCTTGCTTTGTACTGATATCGGCAGATAGGAGCATTCTGGAATAGGCTTACATTGGTATCAAATGGGTTTGTCATAGGTTTCGTATGCCTTTATAATGGCTTTATCATTCTTTAGCCAAGCCTTAGCCATACCTTCGTGATACCTTTTTCATATTAGGCAAAGCTTCAGAAATAAAAATAGGTTATTTCTTGTTTTTTATAATTGAAAATTAGGTTTAAAAATTTTCGCCTTTCCACATAACATTTAACTTTTACTTACTGACAATCAGCTTTCTCACAAACAGCTCCCTATCGATTAACAGTTCCACAAAATAAACCCCATGTGCATTTTTGCCTAAATCAATTTGTTTTTGAAAAGTACCTGTGTGATTTTGTTCTATAGTTTCGAAAATGACTGCACCAGTTAAGTTTCTTACTATAATATTTGCCATACCTGGTTGGGCTGAGTGATAATGTATGGTAAAGCTACTTTGAGTGGGGTTAGGGTAAATATTTAGGTCATTCCTTTTACTTCCAGAATTGATTTGATTTGTTGTGTCATAATCCTTAATTTTGACAATAAAGGCATTTGCATAATAATCCGTTTCCAAAAGAATGTTTCCAAAACCTGTTTTCCCGGTAAACATCCCCGTTAGATAACAGTTATTTTCTTCGTCATTAATCAAGGACATGGCACTCGGTTCAGAATATACATCATTATATGTGTGGGTACTGGTAAGCCATATAAGATCACCCTTATTATTTAACTTTGCCACAAAGATATTAGCCGTATTTTCAGGCCCTTCACGGGTAAATATTTTATTTCCTATTTCAATAGTATCATGAAAAGTTCCCCCGATAAAAATATTACTATTTTTATCTAAGCTTATCCCTCCTACTATGTTTGCATGGCCTCTTATTCTTTTTATATTTTTAACCCATTCTAAACTACCATCAGATCTATATTTAGCCACAAAAGGATTAGCAAAATTTGCGGTTCGATTGGGTCCAGAATAATATATATTACTGCCATATAAAGTTACCGCATTTCCTCCTCGCCCAAATGTGGCAGTAGTGTCATAACTTCCGGTTATGTAAACATTTCCATCAGAATCTGAAGTGATTTCTCCTACGGCATCCGATATTACCCCGCCCGCTTTTTCCGCCCAAAGAAAATTTCCTTCCAAATCGTAACTTCCTAAAAAAATATCGGTACTTGGACTTCCCCAAGGGGCTGTAATAGATGCAAGAGTAGCCGTATCTGGTGCTGTGCCAAATAATATCTTACCTATAATGAAGCCTGAGATAAATATTTGATTTCCGCTAATACTTAGTTTGGAGCAATTAATAGAATTAATATTTCCATCATTTACTGCTTTAAACAACCGCAGCCATTTTAAATTCCCGTCTTTGTCATATTTGGCAAGAATTCCATTGGTTTGAGGAAAGTAATCCCCGTACAGTATAGTATCTCCGATTATGATTTCTTTTGTATATTGACCTAATACAAATATATTTCCTTCAGAATCAGTTTTTACATTTTTAAGACCTTGAGAATGCACACCTTTAATGTGTCTTGCCCAGATAAAATTACCGGCTGTGTCGTACCTGGCTAAAAACCCATCCCAGTTTTCCTGAAATTGTAAAGTATCGCTGTTGTTTCCGGAACCAAAAAACACAGATCCGCTGAAAGTGCCCGTAACATACAAGCTTCCAGTTCTATTGTCTATGCATATTCCTTCAATCCCTTTACCTTGCCTTATAGCCCATTTTAGATTACCCAATTTATCAATTTTAATAATAAAATTTTCCATTGTATGTCTTCCAGGTGCAGGAGTCGCGGCAATAAGCATTTTATCATTAATACTTATTGTGTCCAAATAATAACCTGCGACATAAATATTTCCAGCCTCATCCTTGTCCATAAATTCTCCGAAAGCCCTTCCAAACTTTACACCTTTTCCCTCAATTGCCCATTCGAACGTTTGTCCATGGATATTAAGATGAAAAAGCAAACAAAATAAAAAAATTATTCTCATTTCCATATTTACTTCTAGTAAGAAAATTTATGCCATCTTAAAAAAGGTTATTAAAAGCAGATGTTTAATAAGATTTTACTTTTCTGGGGAAAATAAAATGAATATAACGGGAATTTTGTTTCCCAAAAATTTGGTAATTATAAAATTCATGTTTAACATTGAATTAATATATTATCAAAAAAGCAATTCATATGAAAAAAAAAACTACTTTGTGTTTTAGCTATTTTATTGTTAATCACCAATATCACAATTGGGCAACAGCCTCCTGTTTTTTTTGGAATTAATGCGTGGATGCCAAAATATGTAGGAACTCAAGATGTAGGTGGGAAGTTGGATGGGCTATGGGGAACTGTTTCGCAATCTTCACCTGCATATATTAGAATAGGTGGTATTGACTTTGATAATTTAAATCCGGCTGTAGTAACAGGATATAGAAAAAATTTAACCGACATGATTGGACAGATAAGAGCTAAAATGCCGAATGTCATAATAATCGTGCAAATACCTGTGAATAATGAAGTATATACTCCTGCTCAGGCGGCTTCCTTAGTAACATTTCTGAATCAGACAGAGGGCTTGAATATTATCAATTTTTCTATTGGAAATGAACCCTCAAGCGAATATAATACAGCTGGAGTAGATTATACTGCTGCTGAAATTGTAAACTATTTTTCACTTTTTTCTATAGCAATTCGCGATGCTCAGGAATTAATAAATACTACTCCCTTAACAATATGGGGTCCTGATTTGAATGAAAATGATTATTCTTATGGACCTAAATGGGTATTGCGGGATCTTTTAGGTGGAGATCCATATTCCTCCATTAATGATATTTGTCTTATGCGTGATAATAAAAATCGCTATATTTTAGATGTTTTAGCTTTTCATACATATCCATACGGGCCCAGTTATACACGAAATGATGTAATAAGTTATCCTGGCGGTAATTTTTCAACTCAATTACAGCCTATAATTACTCTTGTAAATGCTGCCAATCAAT encodes the following:
- a CDS encoding T9SS type A sorting domain-containing protein translates to MRIIFLFCLLFHLNIHGQTFEWAIEGKGVKFGRAFGEFMDKDEAGNIYVAGYYLDTISINDKMLIAATPAPGRHTMENFIIKIDKLGNLKWAIRQGKGIEGICIDNRTGSLYVTGTFSGSVFFGSGNNSDTLQFQENWDGFLARYDTAGNFIWARHIKGVHSQGLKNVKTDSEGNIFVLGQYTKEIIIGDTILYGDYFPQTNGILAKYDKDGNLKWLRLFKAVNDGNINSINCSKLSISGNQIFISGFIIGKILFGTAPDTATLASITAPWGSPSTDIFLGSYDLEGNFLWAEKAGGVISDAVGEITSDSDGNVYITGSYDTTATFGRGGNAVTLYGSNIYYSGPNRTANFANPFVAKYRSDGSLEWVKNIKRIRGHANIVGGISLDKNSNIFIGGTFHDTIEIGNKIFTREGPENTANIFVAKLNNKGDLIWLTSTHTYNDVYSEPSAMSLINDEENNCYLTGMFTGKTGFGNILLETDYYANAFIVKIKDYDTTNQINSGSKRNDLNIYPNPTQSSFTIHYHSAQPGMANIIVRNLTGAVIFETIEQNHTGTFQKQIDLGKNAHGVYFVELLIDRELFVRKLIVSK